Genomic segment of Chitinophaga varians:
TTTTGGTCAACGCAATAGCTTGCAGCATAAGTTACAGCGATACGGGTAAAATGAAACAGAATAGGAAAGTGGTCTTCAGTGTAAATCACGCTGAAGGAGGACCTCTGCCGGCCTGCACTTGCTGTGCGCCAGGGTACCAGTTTGCTGTAATGAAAGAGAAGGTAATGTATGGAGTGGATAGTAGCGGTGGAGAAGAAACGACATCAGGAACAGTCGCATCTTTGGCCAGCTGAAAGTCACAGATGTCGCAGGCATGAGATGCCTGTATATGCTGGTCGTTCAGCCCGTGATGGAACGTCGTATAACCCTGGCCGGTAGCCGGATGGTGATGGAGCAGTTTTACCATCTGCACAAAAACCAGCAGGGCCATCAGGAAGAAGGCCAGTAATCTGCGGGTGATGTGAAATGGTTTTGGGTGCATGCAGCAAATATAGGATATGTATTTCAGAAATGAAACAATGTTGCAAAAAATATATTCTCCGGGATATTTAATACGGCCATTCGAAAAAATCGGCAGGCATCCAGTTGACACGGGCCGGCTTTTCTTCCGGCCGTTGAAAGAACTGTGTAATAATTTCCAGTGCGGCCGGCATGTCTACGAATGACGCCTGTGGCACATATTGCTCATCGCCCGCATCTGTGATGCTACGATCATGTGTGTCTGTAACGCTATACCAACAGGTGCCCTGCCGGGCATCAGGGACATTATAGTCATACCTGAAAGAAATTTCGTCAGGCGTCCGCATAATAAAGAAAAGGATGATGGCAGCGCCTTCGTCCATCAGGTATTCAAAATAACCGCTGTTGGTTTCCTGCAGGTCTTTCTGGCGAAGACGGCTGAATACGGCCGTTACGTTTTCCAAAGGGATGGTTTCAGCAAATGTCTGGTCAAGCAGTGTGGTGTAGATGGTCATGTTATCAATATAGTTTTTTATGTTGATTTTACTGTATTTTTATATAAACAGCCCCCAACTTTTATTAATAACGATGGAGACAAATACCAGGGAAATATTTCTGTCAGCCTGTACGAAGATCGCGGAGCGACTGTCCGCATACGGCTTTAAGCCCATGCAGAAAGCGCAGACACTGAGAAAAACCACCCGTAATAAAAAAGTGTATTTCGATATTCATTTTCAGTCGAGCGTTAAAAACTGGAGCGGAGGCGTTACCCTCTGGCCTTATCTGACCATCGCTTCCGGCGAACTGAAAAAGTGGCAAATACAGCAGCATCAGGATAAAGACGCCACCGGTATGATATTCGCCACCCGCCTGGAGAACCTGACGCCACTGAAAAACAAGAACCAGGACTGGAACATGGCTGTCAGCAACCAGGAGAATGTAATCCCTCAGTTATGTGAGCTGATTATCACTTATGCGTTACCGTTGTTCGATAAGTTTGAGGATACGGGCCTGGCAGTGCAGGACATGGTAGCCAATGGCGTGGCTTTTAATGCACATTTTGATGCCCGTCACCAGAACCTCCCCATAGATTTTCTCTGTTGCTTCGGTTCGCAGGAGCTGGCGCAGGCAGCCTTTGATAACTATCTCCGTCAACAGAAACTAACAGCGGGGGCTAAACGCGTTTATGAGGAAATGGCCGCACAGAAACCGCCGGTCAATAAAAATATAACGGATAGCACCATGCGGGCGGCTTATCGCAATCACCTTACAATAAATACATAGCAGCCAAAAGCATATGGCCGCTTTTTCTGCCAGGGCTCGTAACAGGGCCGTGGCGAGGCATTGTTATTGTGAGATGTTCAGGTAAAAGCGCCTGTAATGAAAACCTTCCTCTTGGTGACAGCCTGTGTTTGCTTCTTTTGTTTGCCGGTTACTGCCCAGCATGAGCATCATAATATGGCGCAAATGAAGGACTCTACCGGGAAAAAGGATGGAATGGAGCATATGTCAATGCCCATGAGCCATGCTTTTTCAAGGAATCTGCCCATGAACAGGAATGGCTCCGGTTCTTCCTGGCTGCCGGACGCATCTCCCATGTATGGCTATATGTTCCATTCCCGTAAATGGATGTACATGGTACACGGCAATGTTTTCCTGCGGTACACCTACCAGGATATCGGCCGTAAAGGGGACCGTGGCGGCGATAAGTTCGATGCGCCCAACTGGTTCATGCTCATGGCGCAACGAAACGTTGGTAAAAAAGGTCTGTTCCACTATGAAGTGATGGTTTCCCTGGACCGGCTCACTGAAGGCGGGGCCGGTTATCCGCTGTTGTTCCAGTCGGGCGAGAGTTGGAAAGGTCAGCCGCTGGTAGACCGGCAGCATCCGCATGATCTTTTCTCCGGACTGTCTGTCGGGTACGCCTATGCGCTTTCAAAACATGCAGATATATATGCCAGTTTCGGTTACCCGGGTGAACCTGCACTGGGGTCGGTGGCGTTTATGCACCGGCCTTCCGCTATGAATAACCCGGACGCGCCCATCAGTCACCACTGGAATGATGGCACACACATCACCTTCGGCGTGGCTACCCTGGGCTTCCGGTTATACGATTTTAAGCTGGAAGGCAGCGTGTTCACCGGCAGGGAACCGGATGAAAACCGGTACAACTTTGATAAGATGCGGTTTGATTCGTGGAGCGGCCGTATTTCGTATAACCCTTCCCGTAACTGGGCGCTGCAGGTGTCACATGGACATATCAGGAGCCCGGAGCTGCTGCATCCGGAGGAAGATATTGACCGCACTACGGCATCCGCTGTTTTCAGTCTGCCTTTCGCGCAACATAACCATCTGAATATAACCGGCCTTTGGGGATTGAATAAAATCAAAAGTCATCCGGGAGAAAATGCCGTTCTCCTGGAAGGCGCCGTGAATATGAAACGTACTGCGGTTTATACCCGGTACGAATGGGTAGAAAAATCAACAGAGGAACTGAATCTTGATCCGGCGCAGTATGGTGCTGACCAATTGTTTACCGTACATGCACTGACCGCTGGCGTTAGTTATGACCTGCTACGGGTAGCGCATACACGACTGGCCGTTGGCGCGCAATGCTCTGTGTTTTTTAATGAGAAAGCGCTGCACAGCCTATATGGGATTAATCCGATGGCCGGCGAAGTATATGTGAGAATATATCCTGACCTGATGAAGCTATGACCATTATTCTCCCGGGTGGCATAAAATTTAGTCTCCTTTAATAAAAACAGCAAGGTCATGATACTACGCGATGCACATACTGTCAGCCTCTGGCAGGATTATGCCGGAGGGTATAATGTAATCAACCGGGCCGACCCTCAGCAGACTTATGACGTCATTATTGCAGGGGGCGGTATAACGGGGATCACTACCGCTTTTTTGCTGCAGAATGCCGGTAAGAACTGCCTGTTGATAGAAGCCGCCAACCTCGGTTATGGTACTACCGGCGGCACCACCGCCCACCTGAATACGCTGGTAGATGTACCATATAATACGATACAACAGCATTTCGGCAAAGAAGGGGCGCGGCAGGTAAAAGAAGCCACGGCCGAAGCCATTCAGCTGATACAACATCATATTGACCGGTTCGATATCCGGTGTGGATTTGAATACGCAGATGCGTATCTGTTTGCCCAAACGGAAAAGGAAGAGGCCGCGCTGAAAGACACTGCCGAAGCTATGCTACTGGCCGGACTGGATGTGTCAGGCGCAGCGACAATACCGGTGCCGTTTTCATTCCGGAAGGCTGTTAAAGTGACGGGCCAGGCCAAATTCAGCCCGTTGCCTTATATACAGCGTATGGCCGCCGCTTTTGAACATATTGGCGGTACTATCCTGCAACAGTGCCGTGTAACAGCTGTCCAGGATAATGATCCCATGCTGATCGTTACCACGCTGGGCGCATTCCGCTGCAGGCAGTTCGTATATGCTACCCATATTCCGCCGGGGGTAAACCTGCTGCATCTGCGCTGCGTGCCCTACCGCAGTTATGTGTTGGCGGCCACCCTGGCTGACAACAATTATCCGGAAGACCTGAGCTACGATATGCAACAGCCTTTTCATTACTACAGAACACAGGTGATGGACGGACAGCCTTACCTGATCGCAGGAGGGGAAGATCATAAAACAGGGCATCAGGAAAATACAGAGGCCTGCTTCCGTAAGCTGGAAGCACATCTGCGGGAGGCATTTAATATTGAAGATATCCGTTACCGTTGGTCGGCACAATATTATGAGCCGGCAGATGGCCTGCCGTACATCGGCCGCCTGCCGGGACAAACCGGTGAAATATATGTGGCCACCGGCTTTGGTGGCAACGGTATGGTATATGGCACCGCTGCGGCGTTGTTGCTAAAGAGATTGATGCTGGGGCTTCACAGTGAATACGTCAAACTGTTTGATCCCAGCCGTATCAAGCCCATAGCAGGCTTCAACACCTTTGTGCCACATAACGCGGACGTGATCAAACAGCTGGCCAGCCGGCTGCTGCCGGCAGAAAAGCTGGAGCAGCTCGCAGGACTGGCGCCGGGAGAAGGAAAGCTGGTCAGTTACGAAGGGTCAAAGATCGCCTTGTATAAAGATGAGCAGGGCGCCTTACATGCGGTAGATCCCATTTGTACACACCTGGGATGTGAAGTCCACTGGAACCAGGCAGAAAAATCGTGGGACTGCCCCTGTCACGGTGCACGTTACGGTATAGACGGGCAGGTATTGAATGCTCCCACCAGCAGAAACCTCGATCCGCATGATATCGGTTGAATAATTATCTCCCTTTCAGCCACGAACTGATGGCATGGGCAACGCCTGAGGGATTTTCCTCAGGGGTAAAATGTCCGCTGTTTTCAATCAATGTGCTGGTTGCCTTGAGGCAACCACTTTTTTGAAGACCATCTATATAGGATGAAACCATGCCTGGTTCCTTGTTGCCTCTGATATATAACACCGGAACGTCCATCGGACGAACAGGCGCCAGCTCTTTTTCATCTTCCGGAAATGCCCTGTACCAGCCAAGGCTCGTGTGCAGGGCAGTTGGTGTGGTATATATGCCGGCGTATTGTTGCCTTTTTTCCGGAGTAATAGCAGCTTTGTTGTAAGCCAGGGTATCATAGAAATAATTGCACAACTGCGGTTCATGACCGGCAATCATGGCTTCTGGTAAATCAGGCACTGCAAAGAAAGCAAAGTGCCAGATATAGGGATTGCGTTTTGTTTCCTCCCAGGGCGCCACGCCGGGGATAGCGGTGCTCATAATAACAGCGGCATCCAGCAGGTGTGGAAAATGACGGAGCATAGAGAAGGTGACCATGCCGCCAATATCATGTCCCGCCAGTACCACGCGTGACAAACCCAGCGACGTTATTAGTTTGGCCAGATGTGCAGCGATGGCCTTTTTGCAATAGTCGCCTATGTCCGCAGAGCTGCCAATGCCCGGAAGGTCAACGGCCAATACGTAGTAATCGGTTGACAACAGTTTCATAACTTCTTCAAAAGCAGACCATGATTGTGGATAGCCGTGCAATAACATCACAGCGGGTGATGATTTTTCCCCCGCCGCCACCACATGCATATCCCGGCCGTTTACACTAACATGCAGATGTTCAAACATAAAATCGCTTTAGAAAAGCTGCGACAAAATTTACGCCGTTGTCCTGCCGGTTGTTGACAGACACGTGAATAATTAGCGGGCTTTTTTTATTTTAGTGCCTGAAAAAAGGAATAATTTGATAAGGAGTGATGCCTATAGTGATTTGGAGCTGATAAGTCTGCTGAAGAGGGGAGAGGTGGCGGCCTTTGATCTGCTTTACTCCCGCCACTGGTCTGGCATGTATCAGGCCGCTTTTTACCTGCTGCGCGATCAGAATGCCTGTATGGACATTGTACAGGATATTTTTGCCTGGCTGTGGGAAAAGCGGGAAGAGCTGGAAATACAGACTGTTCCTTCATATCTGCGGAGTGCTGTCCGCTTTAAAGTGGCCAATTACATCCGTTCCGGCAAAATCCGGGACGAGTTTTATACCGCGCTGGCTGGCCTGTCGCTGCCGGAAACGCCCGGCCCGCAGGACTTCCTGGAGCTGAATGACCTGAAAGTGATCATCACGCAGGTGGTGAACAGCCTTCCCGAAAAGTGCCGGGAGATTTTTCTCCTGAGCCGGGATGGCCAGCTAACAAATCAACAGATAGCTGATTTATTGAATATTTCTATCAAAACTGTCGAAGCGCAAAAGACCATCGCGCTGAAGCGCATCCGGGCAGCCGTGGACCCTCACCTGCTCGCCTTGTTACTACTTCCCATCGTGACCTGTCATTAATTTGCCCATCTCAAAAAAAAAATTGAGTTGTTTTTAAGGGTGTGTGTTTTTGCAAGTGCCTATGTATAGGACGGGCTATATATGAGAAAAGAGGAAGCCATATTATTAGCGGAAAAAATTGCATCCGGTACGGCTACAGACGCGGAGATGATGCAATACAACCAGTTGTTCAACGCTTTTCAGGAGCAGGGCGACTGGGACGAGTTGGTGCTGGGCAACAGGCAGCAGCTGGAGGAGTTGATCCGTCAGCGGTTACAACCTGTGCTTGACCGCCGTCGTCCCGCGAAAAAAGTATACTGGTATAAATGGGCCGCGGCTGCGGTAGTGGCCTTGCTGATGGGAAGCGGGTATTATTTCCTGCAACATCGGCAAGCGGGCCCGCTACAACCGCAGGCTCTCCGCTTCCGGAATGATATTCCGGCGCCGGCCGGCAACCATGCTGTACTGACATTGGGCAACGGCCGGCAGATACAGCTGGACAGCGCAGGCAACGGTATGCTGGCCGTGCAGGGACAGGTACAGGTCTCTAAAAATGCCAGCGGTCAGATCGTATATGCCGGCACAGACAACGCCGGCAGCTTTAATACCTTACAGCTGCCGCCGGGAAGCAGGCCCCTCACCGTGATACTGGCAGACGGCACCAAAGTATGGCTGGACGCGGGTGCTGTGTTGACATACCCCACGGCCTTTTATGGCGGCAAACGGGAAGTGTTTGTGTCCGGACAGGCTTATTTTGAAGTGGCCCGCAACAGCAACCAGCCTTTCAGTGTAACATCCACCACCAATAATACCACCATCGATGTATTGGGCACCACCTTTAACGTACGCGCCTTCCGCGATAGCAGCGATATGCAGGTGGCCCTTCTTAGCGGCGCAGTGAAAGTCAATACCGGCAAGGCCTCGCAGCTGCTGCACCCGGGTGAGCAGGCGGCCGTCAACACAAAAGGCGCCGTGCAGCTTTCCCCTGCCGACCTGCAACAGGCCACTGCCTGGAAAGACGGGATGTTTTATTTTAATGGCGCTGACATCACCGCTATCATGTCAGAGTTACAACGATATTATGATATTGACGTCGTCTATCAGACAGATGTTAAAGATGCCTTTGTTGCTAAAATTCCGAGGGATGTTCCGGTATCCCGATTACTGAACCTGCTGGAGATGACCAATCTCGTGCATTTCAAAATTGAAGGACGGAAAGTAACCGTAATAAAGTAGATCATACACCAGTCCTTTTGTACTGTCCTGTAAGACCGGCCATCTTACAGGGTGGGAGTGTATTTTATTATTTACCAAAAATCAACCAAACGATATGCTTGTCAGAAAGCTAATCAGAGCGCTATGCCTTTCGGGAGTCAATTACTACAGGACCTGCCTGCTGGCAGCCTCCCTGCTGATGACTACACAGCTGTTTGCACAGAAAGTGACCATCAGCATGAAATCCGGTTCGCTGGAAAAAGCCTTCCGGGAAATCGAAAAACAAACAGGATATAGCTTTATCTATGGAAAAAACCAGCTTAGTCAGGCTGCACCTGTCAACATCACTGTGGAAAATCAGGAACTGAATGACGTGCTGAAAATGCTTTTCAATAACCAACCATTCACGTATTCGTTGTCGGGAAAATTTATTGCCATACGCTTGAAAAGCGCGCCAGCCAACGAATCCGGAGCAGCGGAAGGGGGGATTACTGTCCGTGGCAGGGTCACGGACGCCAAAGGAAACCCGCTTCCGGCTGTATCCGTGGTAATACCGGGTACCCCTTTCGGCGCCATGACCAACGACAATGGCGAGTATGCCATCAACCGGGTGCCGGCTAACGCCGTAGTGGTAGTGTCTTATCTTTCCTACGAGGCGCAACGGATTGCGGTCAACGGCCGTACTACGCTAAACATAGTGCTGCAAGAGCAACTGAAATCGCTCGATGAAGCCGTAGTGATCGGCTACGGTACCACTACCCGCAGAATGAACACGGGCGCAGTGAGCAGCATTACCGCGAAGGATATTGACATGCAACCGGTGTCCAATCCGCTGGCGGCGCTGCCAGGCCGCATTCCCGGTGTGCAGATCACACAGCAGAACGGCCTGCCAGGCAGCGCTGCGGTAGTGCAGATCCGCGGCCAAGGCTCTATGAACTCCGGTACGATCCCGCTGTATGTGATAGATGGTGTACCGTATACTAATTTCAGCGGCGCTTATCCGCCTACAGATAATCTCAATTCACTCGGTACCACCGGGGCCAACGGCGGCATCAGCCCTTTCAGTATGATCAACCCCGATGACATCGAAAGAATGGACATCCTCAAAGATGCTGATGCAACGGCTATCTACGGCGCCAGAGGCGCCAACGGTGTTATCCTTATCACCACCAAAAAAGGGAAGTCAGGTAAAACAAGGGCTAACGTAAACGTATATACGGGATGGGGCAAGGTCAACCGCTTCATTCCTATGATGAACACGCAGCAGTACCTCGACCTGAGAAGGGAAGCGTTCAAAAACGACGGCGCCACGCCCACTACCGTAAATGCGCCGGAGCTCACCGTATGGGACAAGAACGCTTATACCGACTGGCAACGTTTCCTCGTTGGCGGCACTGCGCGCTCTACTGACGCGCAGGCTTCTGTGTCCGGCGGCGAAGGGAAAACGCATTTCCTGTTCAGCGGCGGCTATCACAAGGAAACGACGGTATACCCAGGTGACTTCAACAGCCAGCGCTTCACCAGCCGCCTGTCTGTTGACCACCGCTCCGCGAACGATAAATTCTACGCAGCCATCACGGCCAATTACTCCAATGACAAAACGGTATTGCCGGGCTCAGACCTTATATCGATGTACAACCTGCCGCCCAACATGCCTTTGTATGACAGTACCGGCAAACTGCTGTGGTCCAGTGGATTTAGCAACCCGGTGGCATTGATGCAACGCCGTTATACCAGCACTACCGGCAATCTGATGACAAACGCCAGCCTGCGGTATTCTATTATCAAAGACCTGAATTTTAAAGTGAGCCTCGGCTATACGAACACCACGCTGGACCAGGTGAACCCGCTGCCGGCATCCACCCAGAACCCGGTCAATAATCCGCAGTCGTCGGCTACGTTTGCGAATACACGCTCACAGAACTATATCGTGGAACCTACGCTGGACTACACCATGGAAGGGAAACAGGGCCGGATCAACCTGATGGTGGGCGGCACTTACCAACGCAGCCTTTCTACCGGTCAAAGCATCGATGGCAGAAGCTATAGCAGCGAAGCGCTGCTGGGCTCCCTCACTGGAGCCGGTATGCTGGTACTGAATTCCAGTTCGTATTTCGATTATCGTTTTGCGTCGCTGTTCGGTCGTGTTAATTACGACTATAAAAAGAAATACCTGTTGAACGTGACCTTCCGCCGCGATGCCTCTTCCCGCTTCGGGCCAGACTACGCAATGGGCAATTTCGGCGCAGTAGGCGCCGCTTGGTTGTTCTCCGAAGAATCATTTGTACAGGACAACCTGCCCTGGCTGAATTTCGGTAAGTTGCGCGCCAGCTTCGGCACCACCGGCAATGATCAGATCAACAACTATCTGTATCTGCCGCTGTTATCTTCAGCCGGACCATATCAGGGCGGGACTGCCTTATTTCGTGCTACGCTGCCCAATCCTGGTATCAAATGGGAAACTACCCGTAAGCTGGAAGTCGGGCTGGAACTGGGCTTTCTGCAAGACAGAATTAAATTCACCGGAGATTATTACCGTAACCGGTCCACTGACCAGCTGCTGTCTGCCGCGTTGCCTACACAGTCAGGCTACAACAGTTACACGGTGAACATGCCTGCACTGGTGCAGAACAGCGGCGTGGAACTGGAGCTTACCACGCTGAACCTCAAAGCCTGGAACTTCGGATGGACGACTGATTTCAACGTGACGTTCTACCGCAACAAGCTGATAGATTTCCCCGGTATCGAAAAATCTTTCTATGCCAGCAGCTATCTGGTCGGTCAACCGATAGACATGGTGAGAAGATATCTCTATACCGGTTATGACCCTAAAACCGGTATCCCGCAATACGCGGACCTGAACGGTGACGGGTCGATCGATTTTAATAACGACCGGCAGGTCATCCCTCCGGGCAATCCTTTCTTCGGTGGGATGAACAATACCTTTTCGTATAAGAACTGGGATTTTAGTTTCTTCCTACAGTTCCACCACCGGAAAGGCAGTACCAAAAATATCAGTACACCTATCGGCAGCAGCAGGAGCAACCAGAACACTTCCGTGCTCGACAGATGGCGGCAACCCGGCGACATCGCCACTTACCCTGCCGCCACTACCACACCGGGCACGCCGGCTTATCTCGGCTATACGCAGTACGGCAGTTCCACCGCTTTATGGGGAGATGCCAGTTACCTGAAACTGCGTTCTGCTTCCCTCAGTTATTCCTTTCCGAAAGCATGGCTGAAGAAAGCCAATATCGCCAACCTGAAAGCATATGCGGAAGGGCAGAACCTGTTCACCTGGATGAAGAACAAATACATCTATGACCCTGAAACCAGTGTGCCTGGCGGCCCTCCGGGCCTTGGTACCGGCATGATCGCGATGCCGCCGCTGAGAACGATTGTGTTTGGTGTTAACTGTTCATTCTAAAACCTGATTGTTATGTTGTCTTTTAATATTCATAAAAAAGTGTTGCTGTCCCTGTTACTGACAGGTGGTGTTTTTTCTTCCTGCAAAAAACTGGTGGAGATAGGTCCACCTACCACGCAGGTGGGACTTGACCAGGCTTTTGCCTCTGAAGCCACTGCTACCAGTGCCGTGGTGGGCATCTATAATACTTCGGCCATACGGGAGTGGATGTTCCCCATGAGCGAGTTGCCGGGCCTGTCAGCGAACGAGCTGCAGAACAATGTTTCCAGTCCGGCGTATGATGAGTTTAAAACGAACAGTATCACGGTCACGAATACACTGGTGCCCAACCTATGGTATGGGGCCTATGGTACCATTTCGCAGGCCAATGCCATGATGGATGGGCTTAACCGCAGTACAGCGCTTTCTCCCGCGGTCAAAAATCAGTTATTGGGAGAAACAAAAGTGTGGAGAGCTTTTATCTATGGTTATCTCGTGAGTATGTTCAATGACGTGCCGCTGCCGCTGAAGGATGATCCGTTGGGCAATGCCACGCTGGCACGTACGCCGGCATCACAGGTATGGACACAGCTCATCACCGATCTGAACGAAGCACAGGGACTGTTGACCGACGCTTATCCCGCCACACAGAGAACGAGGATCAACCGGCAGACGGCGAACGCCCTGCTGGCAAGGGCCTACCTCTACCAGAGAGACTGGGCCAAAGCAGAAGCCGCTGCCAGTGCCGTGATCAATTCAGGCATATACAGCCTCAATAAAGATCTGAACACTACTTTCAGCAACAGCAGCAATGAAGTGATCTGGCAGTTGGCAACGTTGACAGGACTTTCCATTTACATGACCAACCGGGATGCGCAGGGCGGCAGTTACGCCGCCGCCGCAGGTACTGTCCCGGCTGTAACGCTGACGGATACACTGTATAACTCAATGGAAGCCGGCGATAAGCGTAAAGCCGCCTGGGTGGCGGCTACGGACATCGGTGGACAGAATTACAAAGTCATCACCAAATACAAACTGCGGGTACTGGCCACCGGCAGCACCATGGGCAATGAATACAGCGTAATACTGCGGCTGGCGGAACAATACCTCATCAGAGCGGAAGCACGCGCGCAGCTGGGCAATATACCCGGCGCCATCGCAGACGTGAACGCCATCCGTGACAAGGCAGGTCTGCCTGCACTGGACAACAGTATCTCACTGGCCAACCTGTTGCTTGCCATCGAAAAAGAAAGGAAAGCGGAACTGTTCGGGGAATGGGGGCATCGCTGGTTTGACCTGAAACGTACGCCGGCTGTTTCCGGAGGTGGTAAAACCCGTGCTGATGAAGTGATTGGCGGTATGCGGCCTGCTACCTGGACAAGCACAGACGTGCTGTATCCCATCCCGGACGCCCAACGCGTGTCTAACCCGGCGCTGACACAGAATCCCGGATATAACAATTAACATCAAACCAACCCTGTTATATGAAGAAAGTATTCCCAATCCTGCTTGGTGGCTGCCTGCTGACCGCCGGTCAGTCAAGCGGCCAGGCAAAGATCAGCGCCGACTCGCTGGTACGCTACTATAGCCGCCTTGCCAAAGGCGACGAAGCAGATAAAGCACTGCTGACAGATAAAATGTATGCATTGACCAAAAGCAAAAAAGAAACAGACTGGCTTACAGCCGCCCGTTTCTTCTATCAGCTGAAAAAAAATAATGTGAGCGATTCCATTCAGCAGGTGGCCGCGAAACAATTCCCCACCGGGGTTGTAGCACGCAACAACGCAGTGGAAGTCATCTATAATGAAAATGATCCGGTGAAGAAAGAAGCGCTCTATAAAGCATGGCTTAAAAAATTCCCGCCGGATAAACGAAGCAAGGACATGATCGTGTATGACTACGCCGCTAATAGCATAGGTACGGCATATGCAGACGCTGATAATCTGCCTAAAGCATTGGAATATGCCAACAGTATCATGTCGCCCTTCTGGAAAGGGCAGGGATGGGCCGGTACAGCGGCACGCATTCTCAAACACGGTCATACGGCGGAAGCTAAGGTGCTGCTGAAAAAAGCAGTCGAAGACGCCTATGAATTCAAAACCACCCGTAAAAATGAGGAAGGCGCCATGTTCGCGGCCACCGGGTATCCCGGCTATCTCAGTTCCTATGCGCAGTTGTTGTTTAACGACAAAGAATATGATTCGGCGCTGGTGTACCTGAAACGCGCCGAACAGGCGGAGACGCCTGTCCGCCCCCAGGTGAATGAGATGTATGCTAAAGTGCTGATCGCCAAAGGTGACTACCAACAAGCTTTTGTACGCCTCAGCGAAGTGGCTGCACAAGGCCAGCTGAATGCGGGCAGCAGAGGGTTACTGGCAGAGACCTATGCTAAAGTGCGTGGCGACAACCAGCTGGAGAAATACATAGACTCCCTGAAAGGCGGTCTTGATGACAAAATGAAGGCGGAATTCGCCAAACAGATCATCAAGGTACCGGCGCCGGGATTCACCCTGAAAGATGTGGACGGCAATACTGTATCGCTGTCAGACTATAAGGGAAAGACCGTCGTGCTGGATTTCTGGGCCACCTGGTGCGGCCCCTGCAAAGCCTCTTTCCCGGCCATGAAAAAGGCCATGGAGAAATATAAGAACGATCCGAATGTAAAGTTCCTGTTTGTGCATACCTGGGAAAAAGAGGAGAACGCCGCGGCGAGTGCCAAAAAGTTCATTACCGGTAATGGTTATCCTTTCCAGGTGTTGATGGACCTGAAAGATCCGGCCACCGGTATTAACAAAGTGGTGGACAGCTATAAAGTACAGGGCATACCCACCAAGTTCGTGATCGACGGAAAGGGTGATATCCGTTTTCGGTTCACCGGCTTCAGCGGCGGGGACGATGCAGCCGTTGCGGAGGTATCTGCGATGGTGACGCTGGCGAACCAGTGACTGTTGATGGTGCGATAAAGCGTGAATGCTGAAAGGCCCGGGATTTCCCGGGCCTTTTGCATTGTTATTTTATGATGATATTGGGATTGCCATACAGATGCATTGCCAGGCAGCCCTGAGGTGCGTAGAACACCTGCGATGTTTCGGGATCATATGTAGAAAGCTTTTGGTTTGCGAGATAGACGC
This window contains:
- a CDS encoding DUF4304 domain-containing protein; translation: METNTREIFLSACTKIAERLSAYGFKPMQKAQTLRKTTRNKKVYFDIHFQSSVKNWSGGVTLWPYLTIASGELKKWQIQQHQDKDATGMIFATRLENLTPLKNKNQDWNMAVSNQENVIPQLCELIITYALPLFDKFEDTGLAVQDMVANGVAFNAHFDARHQNLPIDFLCCFGSQELAQAAFDNYLRQQKLTAGAKRVYEEMAAQKPPVNKNITDSTMRAAYRNHLTINT
- a CDS encoding FAD-dependent oxidoreductase, translated to MILRDAHTVSLWQDYAGGYNVINRADPQQTYDVIIAGGGITGITTAFLLQNAGKNCLLIEAANLGYGTTGGTTAHLNTLVDVPYNTIQQHFGKEGARQVKEATAEAIQLIQHHIDRFDIRCGFEYADAYLFAQTEKEEAALKDTAEAMLLAGLDVSGAATIPVPFSFRKAVKVTGQAKFSPLPYIQRMAAAFEHIGGTILQQCRVTAVQDNDPMLIVTTLGAFRCRQFVYATHIPPGVNLLHLRCVPYRSYVLAATLADNNYPEDLSYDMQQPFHYYRTQVMDGQPYLIAGGEDHKTGHQENTEACFRKLEAHLREAFNIEDIRYRWSAQYYEPADGLPYIGRLPGQTGEIYVATGFGGNGMVYGTAAALLLKRLMLGLHSEYVKLFDPSRIKPIAGFNTFVPHNADVIKQLASRLLPAEKLEQLAGLAPGEGKLVSYEGSKIALYKDEQGALHAVDPICTHLGCEVHWNQAEKSWDCPCHGARYGIDGQVLNAPTSRNLDPHDIG
- a CDS encoding alpha/beta fold hydrolase, producing MFEHLHVSVNGRDMHVVAAGEKSSPAVMLLHGYPQSWSAFEEVMKLLSTDYYVLAVDLPGIGSSADIGDYCKKAIAAHLAKLITSLGLSRVVLAGHDIGGMVTFSMLRHFPHLLDAAVIMSTAIPGVAPWEETKRNPYIWHFAFFAVPDLPEAMIAGHEPQLCNYFYDTLAYNKAAITPEKRQQYAGIYTTPTALHTSLGWYRAFPEDEKELAPVRPMDVPVLYIRGNKEPGMVSSYIDGLQKSGCLKATSTLIENSGHFTPEENPSGVAHAISSWLKGR
- a CDS encoding RNA polymerase sigma-70 factor, with protein sequence MIRSDAYSDLELISLLKRGEVAAFDLLYSRHWSGMYQAAFYLLRDQNACMDIVQDIFAWLWEKREELEIQTVPSYLRSAVRFKVANYIRSGKIRDEFYTALAGLSLPETPGPQDFLELNDLKVIITQVVNSLPEKCREIFLLSRDGQLTNQQIADLLNISIKTVEAQKTIALKRIRAAVDPHLLALLLLPIVTCH
- a CDS encoding FecR family protein; the protein is MRKEEAILLAEKIASGTATDAEMMQYNQLFNAFQEQGDWDELVLGNRQQLEELIRQRLQPVLDRRRPAKKVYWYKWAAAAVVALLMGSGYYFLQHRQAGPLQPQALRFRNDIPAPAGNHAVLTLGNGRQIQLDSAGNGMLAVQGQVQVSKNASGQIVYAGTDNAGSFNTLQLPPGSRPLTVILADGTKVWLDAGAVLTYPTAFYGGKREVFVSGQAYFEVARNSNQPFSVTSTTNNTTIDVLGTTFNVRAFRDSSDMQVALLSGAVKVNTGKASQLLHPGEQAAVNTKGAVQLSPADLQQATAWKDGMFYFNGADITAIMSELQRYYDIDVVYQTDVKDAFVAKIPRDVPVSRLLNLLEMTNLVHFKIEGRKVTVIK